The Persephonella sp. IF05-L8 genome contains a region encoding:
- a CDS encoding M20 family metallopeptidase: protein MPIHIDAKEEIKKLSNQIKDELIQWRRYIHMYPELSAQEHKTAKFVAEKLREFGVDEVIENFGGTTAVVGLIKGKHDITVALRADMDALPMQEKTGKPYASKVPNVMHSCGHDAHTAILLGAAKVLTKLKEHLQGNVKLIFQPCEERHDCDGAKKLVEAGVLENPKVSAIFGAHMFPELPAGKVGTKIGHMMASSDIFHIKIKGKGAHASRPHLGVDPVLVGAQVINSLHHIVSRKVDPLHPAVLTIGRITGGYADNIIPDEIEMGGTVRTLSLELRDQIPKWMEHTIWGVTLSYGAAYEFDYKHGTPPVINDEKTTKFALGMMKDLLGEENVVELENPSMGGEDFAEYLMKVPGTFIRIGIKNEEKGITAPLHSPLFDIDEDVLPIGVSVMAYLAYKWVEEHS from the coding sequence ATGCCCATTCATATTGACGCAAAAGAAGAAATCAAAAAATTATCCAATCAGATAAAAGATGAGCTTATCCAGTGGAGAAGATATATACATATGTATCCTGAGCTTTCTGCACAGGAGCACAAAACAGCAAAATTTGTTGCAGAAAAGCTAAGAGAGTTTGGTGTTGATGAAGTAATAGAGAATTTTGGTGGAACAACAGCAGTTGTCGGACTTATAAAAGGAAAACATGATATAACCGTAGCTCTCAGGGCTGACATGGATGCTTTACCTATGCAAGAAAAAACAGGTAAACCTTATGCCTCAAAAGTTCCAAATGTAATGCATTCCTGCGGCCATGATGCCCATACTGCTATTTTATTGGGGGCTGCTAAAGTTTTAACCAAGCTGAAAGAACATCTTCAAGGAAATGTAAAACTTATTTTTCAACCCTGTGAAGAAAGGCATGACTGTGATGGTGCAAAAAAATTGGTAGAGGCAGGGGTTCTGGAAAATCCAAAAGTTTCAGCTATTTTTGGAGCTCACATGTTTCCTGAACTTCCTGCTGGAAAAGTAGGAACAAAAATAGGTCATATGATGGCTTCTTCAGATATATTCCATATAAAAATTAAAGGAAAAGGTGCCCATGCCTCCAGACCTCATCTTGGAGTTGACCCTGTTCTTGTTGGTGCACAGGTAATAAATTCTCTTCATCATATAGTTAGCAGAAAAGTTGACCCATTACATCCGGCAGTTTTAACTATAGGAAGAATAACTGGAGGATACGCAGATAATATAATTCCAGATGAAATTGAGATGGGGGGCACAGTCAGAACCCTTAGCCTTGAGCTTAGAGACCAGATACCAAAATGGATGGAGCATACCATATGGGGTGTTACCCTTTCTTACGGAGCTGCTTATGAATTTGATTACAAGCATGGAACTCCACCTGTGATAAATGATGAGAAAACAACTAAATTTGCCCTTGGGATGATGAAGGATTTACTTGGGGAAGAAAATGTTGTTGAGCTGGAAAATCCAAGTATGGGTGGAGAAGATTTTGCTGAATATCTTATGAAAGTTCCAGGAACATTCATCAGAATTGGAATAAAAAATGAAGAAAAAGGAATAACAGCACCGCTCCACAGTCCATTATTTGATATAGATGAGGATGTCTTGCCTATAGGCGTATCAGTTATGGCGTATCTGGCGTATAAATGGGTAGAAGAACACTCCTGA
- the waaF gene encoding lipopolysaccharide heptosyltransferase II has translation MKIVVWQTAFLGDLILSTPLFHSIKNIFPESTLYVITKPFGIQVLKNNPYVDELIIFDKSKNSTFSLIKRLRKEKFDIAISPHRSHRAAYSLFLAGIPFRVGFDKAGFSFLYSKAVSHRFDGTHEIDRNLSLLKVFPEYSENKLHKIPELFLTEEEDKSYRKYGLKDKDYILIAPGSKWNTKRWTEKGFREVIKALMEDENVVLIGGKEDLPFTQKIISPLKNKPLNLVGKTGLRESFSLIKHAKALISNDSAPVHMAVAFNTPVVDIYGPTVTDFGFYPYRNGVVVEIEGLKCRPCGLHGHNECPTGTFECMKNITPDMVLNSLKNLMELNR, from the coding sequence ATGAAAATAGTAGTCTGGCAGACAGCTTTTTTGGGGGATTTAATTCTTTCTACCCCTCTTTTCCATTCAATAAAAAATATTTTTCCTGAAAGCACTCTCTATGTAATTACAAAGCCATTTGGAATACAGGTCTTAAAAAATAACCCTTATGTAGATGAGCTTATTATTTTTGATAAATCAAAAAACTCAACCTTTTCTTTAATCAAAAGATTAAGAAAAGAAAAATTTGATATTGCAATATCTCCCCACCGCTCTCACAGAGCTGCTTATTCCTTGTTTTTGGCGGGAATTCCGTTTAGGGTTGGCTTTGATAAAGCAGGATTTTCTTTTTTATACTCAAAAGCAGTTTCCCATAGATTTGATGGAACCCATGAAATAGACAGAAATCTGTCTTTGCTTAAGGTTTTTCCTGAATATTCAGAGAATAAACTCCATAAAATCCCAGAACTGTTTTTAACTGAAGAAGAAGATAAAAGTTATCGAAAATATGGATTAAAAGATAAAGACTATATTCTCATAGCCCCTGGCTCAAAGTGGAATACAAAAAGATGGACAGAAAAGGGTTTCAGGGAAGTAATAAAAGCTCTTATGGAAGATGAAAATGTTGTGCTTATTGGTGGAAAAGAAGATTTACCTTTTACACAGAAGATAATATCTCCTTTAAAAAATAAGCCTTTAAACCTTGTTGGTAAAACAGGTTTAAGGGAAAGTTTTTCTCTGATAAAACATGCAAAAGCTCTAATCTCCAACGATTCAGCCCCAGTTCATATGGCAGTTGCATTTAATACCCCTGTGGTTGATATATATGGTCCCACAGTGACGGATTTTGGTTTTTATCCCTACCGAAATGGTGTGGTTGTAGAGATTGAAGGTCTAAAATGTAGACCCTGTGGACTTCACGGCCACAATGAGTGTCCAACAGGCACATTTGAATGTATGAAAAATATAACTCCTGATATGGTTTTAAATAGCCTGAAAAATCTCATGGAACTAAATCGTTAA
- a CDS encoding acetyl-CoA carboxylase carboxyltransferase subunit alpha, translated as MEGNKDIQSLSERIELLRKEVKKGNKEKLKELIQARKEFRKLTRNRMEELSAWERVQLARHPKRPHTSDYINNIFTDFVELHGDRRFGDDKAIIAGFAFFEGIPVAVIGHEKGKDTKEKIERNFGMPHPEGYRKAIRIMKLAEKFRRPVFTFIDTPGAYPGIGAEERGQSQAIAESIMTMGGLRVPIIATVIGEGGSGGALALGVGDRILMLENSIYSVISPEGCAAILFKSQEKAPEAAENLKITAKHLKELGIIDCIVPEPPGGAHLQPKKAYRLLKRALRKALREIIDIPPEQLVEERQSKFYSMGRFIEK; from the coding sequence ATGGAAGGAAACAAAGATATACAGTCTTTATCAGAAAGGATAGAGCTTTTAAGAAAGGAAGTTAAGAAAGGAAATAAAGAAAAATTAAAAGAGCTAATACAGGCAAGAAAGGAATTCCGAAAACTGACAAGAAACAGAATGGAAGAACTTTCTGCATGGGAAAGGGTTCAACTGGCAAGGCATCCCAAAAGACCCCATACCAGTGATTATATTAATAATATTTTTACAGATTTTGTTGAACTCCACGGAGATAGAAGATTTGGAGATGACAAAGCTATAATTGCAGGATTTGCTTTTTTTGAGGGAATTCCTGTTGCTGTTATAGGCCATGAAAAAGGGAAAGATACAAAGGAAAAAATAGAAAGAAATTTTGGTATGCCACACCCAGAAGGCTATAGAAAAGCCATAAGAATTATGAAACTGGCAGAAAAATTCCGCCGTCCTGTTTTTACATTTATAGACACCCCAGGAGCATACCCGGGAATTGGAGCTGAAGAAAGGGGACAATCACAGGCAATTGCAGAAAGTATAATGACAATGGGCGGCTTAAGAGTTCCTATTATTGCTACAGTTATTGGCGAAGGGGGAAGTGGTGGAGCACTTGCCCTTGGTGTTGGAGATAGAATACTGATGCTTGAAAACTCAATATACTCTGTAATATCTCCAGAAGGATGTGCAGCAATTCTGTTTAAATCACAGGAAAAAGCCCCGGAAGCAGCAGAAAACCTAAAAATAACTGCAAAACACCTAAAAGAGCTTGGAATTATAGACTGTATAGTTCCTGAGCCACCGGGAGGAGCACATTTACAACCTAAGAAAGCGTATAGACTTTTAAAAAGAGCACTTAGAAAGGCTTTAAGAGAAATAATAGATATTCCCCCTGAACAGCTTGTAGAGGAAAGACAATCTAAATTCTACTCAATGGGCAGGTTTATAGAAAAATAA
- a CDS encoding sodium:calcium antiporter, which produces MIIDILLFSIGLIIILLSAELFTNGIEALGDRLNLSQNFTGSVLAAVGTALPETILPMIAIFFFSHSQGHDIGVGAILGAPFMLSTLAFPLVGITVLIGHFLLKRRELEINMETVGFRRDIVFFLFAYSVALFIVPFEDHTLRIFTALFLLGIYVLYVMLTLRGESQEMEKVEHIYFAPKNPEPPVFLIGLQVIVALIIMIMGAHLFIKGLEHLSVAIGVPALIFSLLVAPVATELPEKVNSVFWILRKKDTLAIGNISGAMVFQSTIPVSVGIVFTQWDITGLALVSGIFAIIAGFIALIISYVEKRLIPFGLTLGGIFYIIYIYLVIKENF; this is translated from the coding sequence ATGATTATAGATATACTGCTTTTTTCTATAGGCCTCATTATAATTCTGCTGTCAGCAGAACTTTTTACGAATGGTATAGAAGCCTTAGGAGATAGGCTTAATTTATCCCAGAATTTTACAGGTAGTGTTCTGGCTGCAGTTGGAACAGCTCTACCTGAAACTATTCTACCTATGATAGCTATATTCTTTTTTAGCCATAGTCAGGGACATGATATAGGAGTAGGAGCAATACTTGGGGCTCCATTCATGTTATCCACTCTGGCATTTCCCCTTGTTGGAATAACAGTTTTAATAGGACATTTCCTACTTAAAAGAAGAGAGCTTGAAATTAATATGGAAACCGTAGGTTTCAGAAGGGATATTGTATTTTTCCTTTTTGCTTACTCGGTAGCCCTATTTATTGTGCCTTTTGAAGACCATACTCTTAGGATTTTTACAGCTTTATTCTTACTTGGAATTTATGTTTTATATGTCATGCTCACATTAAGGGGAGAAAGTCAAGAAATGGAAAAAGTGGAGCATATTTACTTTGCTCCTAAAAATCCGGAACCACCAGTATTTTTAATAGGTTTACAGGTTATTGTAGCCCTTATTATTATGATAATGGGAGCCCATCTCTTTATAAAAGGGCTGGAGCATCTTAGCGTTGCTATAGGAGTTCCTGCTCTTATATTTTCTTTACTGGTTGCACCTGTAGCAACTGAATTACCAGAAAAGGTTAACAGTGTTTTCTGGATATTAAGAAAGAAGGATACTCTGGCTATAGGAAATATAAGTGGAGCTATGGTTTTTCAAAGTACTATTCCTGTTTCAGTGGGAATAGTTTTCACACAATGGGATATTACCGGTCTTGCTCTTGTATCTGGTATTTTTGCAATTATTGCAGGATTTATTGCATTGATAATTTCTTATGTCGAAAAGAGATTAATTCCCTTTGGGCTAACACTTGGGGGAATATTTTATATTATTTATATCTATCTGGTAATAAAAGAAAATTTTTAA
- a CDS encoding S1 RNA-binding domain-containing protein — translation MENFQSEFEKLLEEETANIHYYSKGEKIKGKIIKIQDDIAFVDIGQKTEVVINSSEVQGLQEGDEIEAVYLGKRNKEGYAVISRKPILYQQALQNVEDAFNSNSKIKAKLIKKATKGFLVDLGGVRAYLPFSETGLKKGEEFPPAEFDVYILKFEKTGKTPNIVVSRKQVIQEEEDKKKKEIFDILQEGQVVRGKVVKITDKGAVLSLENIVFGFLPQALYSWDKNKKLQNELSVGNEIEVKVKSIDRENQKVVFSKRDLEPNPWTEFDREVGDIVEAIVKEINDYGIVVKVGDLEGFIYKMETDHLKPLSYREKFKPGQKVQAKIIELDRNNRRLKLSIKQAQPHPVDKFLEENPEGSEVEGKIKEVKTKMAIIDLGNELEGVLHLIDATWNPKVKNISMVLKGKNIKKFKVLGREGNRIKLGLKQFKENPWEIFLKTHKVGDIVKGKVIKLIDRGAFVELADEVEGFIPVNQISKEKIEIPSDKLSKGQEVEAKIIKIKGKDIILSIKALEKDKEKKELEEVLSKVKPSGEGLGTLGELLKDKLKELKIK, via the coding sequence ATGGAAAATTTCCAGTCAGAATTTGAAAAACTTCTTGAAGAAGAAACAGCAAATATTCATTACTACTCAAAAGGTGAAAAAATAAAAGGAAAAATTATAAAAATTCAGGATGATATTGCATTCGTTGACATTGGACAAAAAACAGAAGTTGTTATAAACTCCTCAGAAGTTCAGGGATTACAAGAAGGAGACGAGATAGAAGCCGTATATTTAGGCAAAAGGAATAAAGAAGGTTATGCAGTAATATCAAGAAAACCTATTCTTTATCAGCAAGCATTACAAAATGTTGAAGATGCATTTAATTCAAACTCTAAAATAAAGGCAAAACTTATTAAAAAAGCCACAAAGGGCTTTCTCGTAGACCTTGGAGGTGTAAGAGCTTATCTTCCATTTTCAGAAACAGGTTTAAAAAAAGGAGAAGAATTTCCACCTGCAGAATTTGATGTATATATCCTGAAATTTGAAAAAACAGGCAAAACTCCAAATATAGTTGTTTCCAGAAAACAGGTTATCCAGGAAGAAGAAGACAAAAAGAAAAAAGAAATATTTGATATTCTTCAGGAAGGGCAGGTTGTCCGTGGAAAAGTGGTAAAAATTACAGATAAAGGAGCAGTTTTATCCCTTGAAAATATAGTTTTTGGATTTCTACCTCAGGCTTTATACTCATGGGATAAAAACAAAAAGTTACAAAACGAGTTATCAGTTGGCAACGAAATAGAAGTTAAAGTAAAAAGCATAGACAGGGAAAACCAAAAAGTTGTTTTCTCAAAAAGAGACCTTGAACCAAACCCATGGACAGAGTTTGACAGAGAAGTCGGGGATATAGTTGAAGCAATTGTTAAGGAGATAAATGATTACGGCATTGTTGTGAAAGTCGGTGATTTGGAAGGGTTTATTTATAAAATGGAAACTGACCATTTAAAACCCCTTTCTTACAGAGAAAAATTCAAGCCCGGGCAAAAAGTTCAGGCAAAGATTATTGAGTTAGATAGAAATAATAGAAGGCTCAAACTTAGCATAAAACAGGCACAGCCCCATCCAGTTGATAAATTCCTTGAAGAAAATCCAGAGGGTTCCGAAGTAGAAGGAAAAATCAAAGAGGTCAAAACAAAAATGGCAATTATAGACCTTGGAAATGAACTGGAAGGTGTTCTTCATCTGATAGATGCCACATGGAACCCAAAGGTTAAAAATATTTCTATGGTGCTAAAAGGTAAAAACATTAAAAAATTCAAAGTTCTTGGCAGAGAAGGAAACAGGATAAAACTTGGCCTAAAACAATTTAAAGAAAATCCTTGGGAAATATTCCTGAAAACCCATAAAGTTGGAGATATAGTAAAGGGAAAGGTTATCAAATTGATAGATAGAGGAGCCTTTGTTGAACTTGCAGATGAAGTAGAAGGGTTCATTCCTGTAAATCAGATATCAAAAGAAAAAATAGAAATTCCAAGTGATAAATTATCCAAGGGACAGGAAGTTGAGGCTAAAATTATAAAAATAAAGGGCAAAGATATAATCCTGAGTATAAAAGCCCTTGAAAAAGACAAAGAAAAAAAGGAGTTAGAGGAGGTTTTAAGTAAGGTTAAACCTTCTGGAGAAGGACTTGGAACCCTTGGAGAATTGCTTAAAGATAAGCTTAAGGAGCTAAAAATTAAATGA
- a CDS encoding flagellar motor protein MotB: MPRKKKEECPSAPAWLISFSDLMSLLLTFFILLYSMSVLDIKKLMKFLWYFQGEKVLQYTKTTALLPPISLLPKDMALSLKERIKRVLPVHAYQIEVIEDYVIVRLFNDIIFKPGSAQLTDKAKEALKQIAKVLKGLSKNETEILIEGHTDIDVPKGIDPWKLSIERAVNVAEFLIKNGVDPKKISATGYGNTKPLYTWNHPLLRRRNDRVEIIIKVKTQRNDLMKEKKNNSFHKEN, encoded by the coding sequence ATGCCAAGAAAGAAAAAAGAGGAATGTCCCAGTGCACCGGCTTGGTTAATAAGCTTCAGTGATTTGATGTCACTACTACTTACATTCTTTATTCTTTTGTACTCAATGTCTGTCCTTGATATAAAAAAATTAATGAAATTTTTGTGGTATTTTCAGGGGGAGAAAGTTCTTCAATACACAAAAACAACTGCATTATTACCTCCAATCAGTTTATTACCTAAGGATATGGCTTTATCCCTTAAGGAAAGAATAAAAAGAGTTTTACCTGTTCATGCCTATCAGATTGAAGTAATTGAGGATTATGTTATAGTTCGGTTGTTTAATGATATTATTTTTAAACCTGGAAGTGCCCAGCTAACAGATAAAGCAAAAGAAGCTCTAAAACAGATAGCAAAAGTTCTAAAAGGTTTATCTAAAAATGAAACAGAAATCCTTATTGAAGGGCATACAGATATAGATGTTCCTAAAGGGATTGACCCGTGGAAACTCTCAATTGAAAGAGCTGTTAATGTGGCAGAATTTCTGATTAAGAATGGTGTTGACCCTAAAAAAATATCAGCTACAGGCTACGGAAATACAAAGCCACTCTATACATGGAACCATCCTCTTCTAAGAAGAAGAAACGACAGAGTTGAAATAATAATAAAAGTCAAAACCCAGAGAAATGACCTAATGAAAGAAAAGAAAAACAACTCTTTTCATAAAGAAAATTAG
- a CDS encoding flagellar motor protein MotB: protein MARKKKEECKKIPGWLISFGDLMSLLLTFFILLFSMGTISLERFHMVIKGVTESLGGRKIFLEQKLLNQSNVPVELPDMYPKIKRRKMLTKALLDIQQKLKKAGIDADVIQHGSIIRFRLNTDKIFPPGSEAPYPQVVPLILEICKSLKKANFTVIIEGHTDNIPIRSGKYKSNLELSALRALSILKLFRQCGYPEKYMAARGYGPYRPIAPNNTPQGRAKNRRVEFVINAS, encoded by the coding sequence ATGGCACGTAAAAAAAAAGAGGAATGTAAAAAAATACCCGGCTGGCTTATAAGTTTTGGCGACCTTATGTCACTACTTTTAACCTTTTTTATTCTTCTATTCTCTATGGGAACAATATCATTAGAAAGATTTCATATGGTTATAAAAGGTGTTACAGAGAGTTTAGGAGGTAGAAAAATATTTTTAGAGCAAAAACTACTTAACCAATCCAACGTTCCTGTAGAACTTCCAGATATGTATCCAAAAATCAAAAGAAGAAAAATGCTCACAAAGGCATTGCTTGATATCCAGCAAAAATTAAAAAAAGCTGGTATAGATGCTGATGTTATCCAGCATGGAAGTATTATCAGATTTAGATTAAATACTGATAAGATTTTTCCACCTGGAAGTGAAGCACCATACCCACAAGTAGTTCCACTTATACTTGAGATATGTAAAAGTCTCAAGAAAGCTAATTTTACAGTAATAATTGAAGGGCATACAGATAACATCCCCATCAGAAGTGGCAAGTATAAATCAAATCTTGAGCTTTCTGCCCTTAGAGCTTTAAGTATTTTAAAACTTTTTAGGCAGTGTGGATATCCAGAAAAATATATGGCTGCCAGAGGATACGGACCTTACAGACCCATTGCACCAAATAACACACCACAGGGCAGAGCTAAAAACAGAAGGGTTGAATTTGTTATAAATGCTTCATAA